One Hallerella porci genomic window carries:
- a CDS encoding GGDEF domain-containing protein gives MKNVWIKLMSIFRLNLMIAFLLSVTILGFLWYRYGMDDIYTISPATYPYIVAQTDSVDGGNSILEISRTDSSLIMDYELREGYPYPYVNLQIYLGDGKSRGKDLSHYDSIYVWVKPRGEGSVRLYLRAWDDSISKLGEQSTLKFNEIEFFPLEETSPAVFVPQEFRVAGWWVSQNNVNAHRARVDFSNIPLIEIQTGTNAPLGYGTLEIMGISFKGKLISAEKLMFALIALWFITFFFYLMLRLRDYSIQRNVERKRREELEHNLVVLEVEKSDYEKASKEDALTGCLNRAGFTSVLTQEQEHLNNGGGALSFIMLDIDFFKKVNDTWGHSVGDEVLVNLTKLIRSRIRTTDALVRWGGEEFVILCSDTPLQNAQHLAEKLRTNVENTQLISQQQVTCSFGVAEMAPGEDPKSVFERLDKALYSSKRNGRNSVTAAIKKV, from the coding sequence ATGAAAAATGTTTGGATTAAATTGATGTCCATATTCCGCTTGAATTTGATGATTGCATTCTTGCTCTCCGTCACGATTCTCGGGTTTTTATGGTATCGGTATGGGATGGACGATATCTACACGATTTCGCCAGCAACGTATCCCTATATTGTCGCGCAAACGGATTCCGTGGACGGCGGAAATTCCATTTTGGAAATTTCTCGGACCGATTCATCCTTGATTATGGATTACGAGCTCCGCGAAGGTTATCCGTATCCCTACGTCAATTTGCAAATTTACTTGGGTGACGGAAAAAGCCGCGGCAAAGATCTTTCTCACTACGACAGCATTTATGTTTGGGTAAAGCCCCGCGGCGAAGGTTCTGTTCGCCTTTACTTGCGCGCTTGGGACGATTCGATTTCAAAACTCGGCGAACAAAGCACTCTCAAATTTAACGAAATTGAATTTTTCCCGCTCGAAGAAACGAGCCCTGCGGTTTTTGTCCCGCAAGAATTCCGCGTTGCCGGTTGGTGGGTTTCGCAAAATAATGTGAACGCACACCGTGCCCGCGTTGATTTTTCCAACATTCCTCTCATCGAAATTCAAACGGGGACAAATGCGCCTCTCGGCTACGGCACTTTGGAAATTATGGGAATTTCTTTCAAAGGAAAACTCATTTCCGCCGAAAAGTTGATGTTTGCGCTCATCGCCCTTTGGTTTATCACCTTCTTCTTCTACTTAATGCTTCGTCTCCGCGATTACAGCATTCAACGCAATGTGGAACGGAAACGCCGCGAAGAATTAGAGCACAACTTGGTCGTCTTGGAAGTGGAAAAATCCGACTACGAAAAAGCGAGCAAAGAAGATGCATTAACCGGTTGCTTAAACCGCGCAGGCTTTACAAGCGTTCTCACTCAAGAACAAGAACATTTGAACAATGGCGGCGGCGCACTCTCGTTCATCATGCTCGACATTGACTTCTTTAAGAAAGTCAACGATACTTGGGGACATAGCGTCGGCGACGAAGTTCTCGTGAATCTCACCAAGCTTATCCGCAGTCGCATTCGTACAACCGATGCACTCGTCCGTTGGGGCGGTGAAGAATTCGTCATCCTTTGCAGCGACACGCCGCTTCAAAATGCGCAACATCTCGCTGAAAAGCTCCGCACAAATGTGGAAAACACGCAGTTAATTTCGCAACAACAAGTGACTTGTTCCTTTGGCGTTGCCGAAATGGCTCCGGGTGAAGATCCGAAATCGGTCTTTGAACGTTTGGATAAAGCGCTTTATAGTTCAAAGCGCAATGGGCGCAACAGCGTCACCGCTGCGATTAAGAAAGTTTAA
- a CDS encoding GDSL-type esterase/lipase family protein, producing MTFSSVTFCGRWDLQGIPRVCAPAAEFSFAFEGASLALELEGEARFRIEIDGKDFSILETRERKIYPVAADLENGIHEARVRKMTETEFGSISLWKIYPEPIPQKTKTFPLKMEFIGDSYTVGFGNSAPNPITGTAFSTTDATRSYAALVAEKFHADFQVNAYSGRGLVQNYMQIAPRWTIPQLYLYTLGGESPLGNSPSWDFSAFHPDILCLFIGINDWQGEGSHPNPAIFDAAYSDFLDFIRSKHQLSHIFLLSTDIFPQNFLPERIESVFSRELSRGNRDISHIYLPTPQNSGLDFHPNLSRHEAMANKLFQKINTHFEQKKCI from the coding sequence ATGACATTTTCATCTGTTACCTTTTGTGGACGTTGGGATTTGCAAGGAATTCCCCGCGTTTGTGCGCCCGCCGCGGAATTTTCTTTTGCCTTTGAAGGCGCCTCTTTGGCTTTAGAACTCGAAGGCGAAGCGCGTTTTCGCATTGAAATCGACGGCAAAGATTTTTCCATTTTAGAAACTCGCGAGCGTAAAATTTATCCCGTCGCTGCAGACCTCGAAAACGGCATTCACGAAGCCCGCGTTCGAAAAATGACCGAGACCGAATTCGGAAGCATCTCGCTTTGGAAAATTTACCCCGAACCCATTCCGCAAAAAACGAAAACTTTTCCGCTCAAAATGGAATTCATCGGCGATTCTTACACCGTCGGCTTCGGCAATTCTGCGCCGAATCCGATTACGGGAACCGCATTTTCCACGACGGACGCTACCCGCAGTTACGCAGCGCTTGTCGCCGAAAAATTTCATGCAGATTTTCAAGTCAACGCTTACAGTGGACGCGGACTTGTGCAAAATTATATGCAAATTGCGCCCCGCTGGACCATTCCGCAGCTCTATTTATACACTCTCGGTGGCGAATCTCCCCTCGGCAATTCTCCCTCTTGGGATTTTTCTGCATTTCACCCCGATATTCTCTGCCTTTTCATCGGAATAAACGACTGGCAAGGCGAAGGTTCGCATCCAAATCCCGCAATTTTTGACGCAGCTTATTCGGATTTTTTGGATTTTATCCGTTCAAAGCATCAACTTTCCCACATCTTTTTGCTTTCCACCGATATTTTCCCGCAAAATTTCTTGCCCGAACGCATTGAGTCCGTCTTTTCGCGCGAACTTTCCCGCGGAAACCGCGATATTTCACACATTTATTTGCCGACTCCGCAAAATTCTGGATTGGATTTTCACCCGAATTTAAGCCGCCACGAAGCGATGGCCAATAAATTATTTCAAAAAATTAACACACACTTTGAGCAAAAAAAATGTATTTAA
- the purU gene encoding formyltetrahydrofolate deformylase has protein sequence MAITRYILQIHCPDQKGLIAGTTQVLAKAGANIIDLTQHTAKDIGTFFLRAVFECEPEAAEEVSRHLESIGPHLSLTWKLHDTTKVKRLAIFVSKTDHCLYDLLLKHRDGDLPCEFSCIVSNHTELGPVGGTFGVPFYYVPSTQEKSVSENRFREIIQETKTDGIILARYMQILSAAFTEEFKYKVVNIHHGFLPAFKGAKPYHQAWHKGVKIIGATAHFATEDLDQGPIICQDVQRVPETASIDELVELGKDIEKRTLSTAVKLWLEHRVFVYEGRTFIL, from the coding sequence ATGGCTATTACCCGTTATATTTTGCAAATTCACTGCCCTGACCAAAAAGGGCTTATCGCTGGAACCACTCAAGTCCTCGCCAAAGCGGGCGCAAATATCATCGACTTGACTCAACACACCGCCAAAGATATTGGCACATTCTTTCTGCGAGCGGTTTTTGAATGTGAACCGGAAGCTGCCGAAGAAGTTTCAAGGCATTTAGAATCCATCGGTCCGCATCTTTCGCTCACTTGGAAGCTTCACGATACGACGAAAGTGAAACGTCTCGCTATTTTCGTTTCGAAGACCGATCACTGTCTTTACGATTTATTGTTAAAACACCGCGACGGCGATCTTCCTTGCGAATTTAGCTGCATTGTGAGCAATCACACCGAACTCGGGCCAGTTGGTGGAACTTTCGGCGTTCCATTTTACTATGTGCCGAGCACGCAAGAAAAATCCGTTTCCGAAAATCGTTTCCGCGAAATCATTCAAGAAACGAAAACGGACGGCATTATTCTCGCCCGCTATATGCAAATTCTTTCGGCAGCGTTTACCGAAGAATTTAAGTATAAAGTCGTGAACATTCACCACGGATTCTTGCCGGCGTTTAAAGGCGCAAAACCCTACCATCAAGCTTGGCATAAAGGCGTGAAAATCATCGGGGCAACCGCACACTTTGCGACCGAAGATTTGGATCAAGGTCCAATTATTTGCCAAGATGTGCAGCGCGTTCCCGAAACCGCATCCATCGATGAATTGGTGGAACTCGGAAAAGACATCGAAAAGCGCACTCTTTCGACCGCAGTAAAACTCTGGCTAGAACATCGCGTATTCGTTTACGAAGGACGCACCTTTATCTTGTAA
- a CDS encoding GGDEF domain-containing protein, whose product MSSIDFNLDKTIAANGLTRPMPAAESHPHLIVLYPQTAFQQIPLTRGKTVLGRGTEADIRLDDEMISRKHCELAWDGNRMTIRDLDSLNGTFVDGAAITNHPKTINSENRLQIGKMVLKIDFKDPSEEAFGRELFEAATTDPLPRAPNRRTFMDRSVGELAAARRKNFMMHAIMCDVDHFKKVNDTFGHQAGDMILKGIAQIFKRNKRESDLFARYGGEEFVFLLPEMTKADAMKSAERLRKAVENYHFSFEDKEIPVTISLGVSSFKGKDIPTIESMIAAADKALYAAKESGRNKVCAAEN is encoded by the coding sequence ATGTCTTCTATCGATTTTAATTTGGACAAAACGATTGCGGCAAATGGACTTACGCGTCCGATGCCTGCAGCAGAATCGCATCCGCACTTGATTGTTCTGTATCCGCAGACAGCGTTTCAGCAAATTCCCTTGACCCGCGGAAAAACCGTTCTCGGGCGCGGTACCGAAGCCGATATTCGCCTTGACGATGAAATGATTTCGCGGAAACATTGTGAGCTCGCTTGGGACGGAAACCGCATGACCATTCGCGATTTAGATTCTTTGAATGGAACTTTCGTCGATGGCGCAGCGATTACAAATCACCCGAAGACAATCAATTCTGAAAATCGCTTGCAAATCGGGAAGATGGTTTTAAAAATCGATTTTAAAGACCCGAGCGAAGAAGCTTTTGGCCGCGAACTTTTTGAAGCGGCGACGACAGACCCGCTGCCCCGAGCGCCCAACCGCCGCACTTTTATGGATCGTTCTGTCGGCGAATTAGCAGCAGCCCGCCGCAAAAATTTTATGATGCATGCCATTATGTGCGACGTGGATCATTTCAAAAAAGTCAACGATACGTTTGGGCATCAAGCGGGCGATATGATTTTAAAAGGCATCGCGCAAATTTTTAAGCGGAACAAACGCGAAAGCGATCTCTTCGCTCGTTACGGCGGTGAAGAATTTGTGTTTTTACTTCCCGAAATGACGAAAGCCGATGCGATGAAAAGCGCAGAACGTTTGCGCAAAGCGGTGGAAAATTATCATTTTTCATTTGAAGACAAAGAAATTCCGGTTACCATTTCCCTCGGCGTTTCTAGTTTCAAAGGCAAAGATATTCCGACGATCGAATCGATGATCGCAGCCGCCGATAAAGCGCTTTACGCCGCCAAAGAAAGCGGAAGAAACAAAGTCTGCGCTGCGGAAAATTAG
- a CDS encoding sigma-70 family RNA polymerase sigma factor, with protein sequence MHIDSTDVTLKRYLDDIRKTAPLSRDEEQILFQKAKEGDKIARQRLISANMRFVLKVAIQYRGCPIPLPDLVSEGAMGLVRAIESFEHTRGLKFISYGVWWIKAYITRAINEQGNLIRLPANQHLRVRKALHEQSRGKEISEDIRELIQIGQRGVSFDSPLKTDSKATYGEVLADGHAINPESDSEIQSVENLSKELMEQLPEREAKVIEGIFGINLEAPQTLREVGESMNISHERVRQLRDQALRRIRKYNSREFLQEKKDAFLAAINKT encoded by the coding sequence ATGCATATTGATTCAACTGATGTGACGCTGAAACGCTACTTAGACGACATTCGTAAGACTGCCCCGCTTTCTCGCGATGAGGAACAAATTCTCTTTCAGAAAGCAAAAGAAGGCGATAAAATTGCTCGGCAAAGATTGATTTCGGCGAATATGCGTTTTGTGTTGAAAGTGGCGATTCAATATCGCGGCTGCCCGATTCCTCTGCCGGATTTGGTGAGCGAAGGCGCTATGGGACTTGTCCGCGCCATCGAAAGCTTTGAACATACCCGCGGCCTAAAATTCATCAGTTACGGTGTGTGGTGGATTAAAGCTTACATTACCCGCGCCATTAACGAACAAGGTAACCTCATTCGTTTACCGGCGAACCAGCATTTACGCGTGCGCAAAGCGTTACACGAACAATCCCGCGGTAAAGAAATCAGCGAAGATATCCGTGAACTCATTCAAATCGGTCAACGCGGCGTTTCTTTTGATAGCCCGCTCAAAACCGATTCTAAGGCGACTTACGGCGAAGTACTCGCTGACGGACATGCGATTAACCCCGAATCGGATTCCGAAATTCAAAGCGTGGAAAATCTTTCCAAAGAATTGATGGAACAGCTTCCCGAACGCGAAGCAAAAGTTATCGAAGGCATTTTCGGTATCAATTTGGAAGCGCCGCAAACTCTCCGCGAAGTGGGCGAATCGATGAATATTTCCCACGAACGCGTTCGCCAGTTGCGCGACCAAGCTCTTCGCCGCATTCGCAAATACAACAGCCGCGAATTTTTGCAAGAAAAGAAAGACGCTTTCTTGGCGGCGATTAACAAAACCTAA